From a single Nostoc edaphicum CCNP1411 genomic region:
- the murJ gene encoding murein biosynthesis integral membrane protein MurJ: MKMWRLQSLVDYWKQLTSGSINRQIFGAAMIVGLLTGLVKVAAVGKELVVAQRFGTGDDLDAFLIALLVPSFIINVVAGSFNTALIPVYMQVREQEGIKVAQRLFSGATISGLGLLGITTIVMVASAHLYLPYIAAGFSPKKLDMTFHLLCAIAPFVLLSGIIIIWSAVLNAGERFAIAALSPILTPTISVLLLLMLKSWGIFALAAGLVCGAAVEITLLGAALHRQGISWLPKWYGFDTHLRRVVSQYLPMIAGGFLMCSTNLVDQSMAAMLSPGSVAALSYGNKLIAFPISLATTALSTAVIPYFSKMVASKDWIGTHRTLKRYMQIIFVTTTLLAGFLFIFSESIVQILFQRGSFTANDTQLVAQIQNYFALQIPFYVAGILAVRLISAMQLNHILMWGSACNLTINIFLNYVFMQWFGVTGIALSTACVYIFSFFFLTYFSNKKLIKQESEYRIQNSE, from the coding sequence ATGAAAATGTGGCGTTTGCAAAGCTTAGTTGACTACTGGAAGCAACTGACCAGCGGCTCTATCAATCGCCAAATTTTTGGTGCAGCGATGATAGTTGGTTTATTAACAGGATTGGTGAAAGTTGCGGCTGTAGGTAAAGAATTGGTGGTGGCTCAAAGATTTGGTACTGGAGACGACTTAGATGCATTTTTAATTGCCTTGTTGGTTCCTTCTTTTATCATTAATGTCGTTGCTGGTTCTTTTAATACTGCTCTTATACCCGTCTATATGCAGGTACGAGAGCAGGAAGGTATAAAAGTAGCTCAAAGGCTTTTCTCTGGAGCCACAATCAGCGGCTTGGGACTATTAGGAATCACGACAATAGTCATGGTAGCTAGTGCCCACCTGTATTTACCATATATTGCTGCTGGGTTCAGTCCCAAAAAGTTAGATATGACTTTTCATTTGCTCTGTGCGATCGCACCTTTTGTTCTCTTAAGTGGGATTATTATCATCTGGAGCGCTGTATTGAACGCAGGAGAGCGTTTTGCTATAGCAGCTTTGTCACCTATTCTCACTCCAACTATTAGCGTCTTATTGCTCTTAATGCTCAAATCTTGGGGTATTTTCGCTTTAGCTGCGGGGTTAGTCTGCGGTGCAGCAGTAGAAATAACTCTTTTAGGAGCAGCACTACACCGACAAGGCATTTCATGGCTTCCCAAATGGTATGGGTTTGATACTCATCTGCGTCGGGTTGTTAGCCAGTATTTACCAATGATTGCAGGTGGCTTTTTGATGTGTAGCACAAATCTAGTAGATCAATCTATGGCAGCAATGCTGTCACCTGGTAGTGTAGCAGCACTGAGTTACGGTAACAAGCTCATTGCCTTCCCCATATCTTTAGCTACCACAGCATTAAGTACTGCTGTGATTCCCTATTTTTCCAAAATGGTAGCTTCTAAGGATTGGATAGGTACACATCGCACACTTAAGCGATATATGCAAATCATTTTTGTCACGACTACTTTACTAGCAGGATTCTTGTTTATATTTTCTGAGTCTATAGTCCAGATACTCTTTCAAAGAGGTTCGTTTACAGCTAACGATACTCAATTAGTAGCTCAAATCCAAAATTACTTTGCCTTACAAATACCTTTTTATGTCGCAGGAATTTTGGCTGTTAGGTTAATTTCTGCAATGCAATTAAATCATATATTGATGTGGGGATCTGCTTGTAACTTAACCATCAATATTTTTCTGAATTATGTGTTTATGCAATGGTTTGGTGTTACAGGTATCGCTTTATCTACTGCTTGTGTTTATATTTTTTCATTCTTCTTCTTAACCTATTTTTCCAATAAAAAACTAATCAAACAGGAGTCAGAATACAGAATTCAGAATTCAGAATAA
- a CDS encoding glycosyltransferase family 4 protein — MRLTLIIYSLTYGGAERVMSIMANYWAAKGWQITILTFDDNKIPQFDLDSRVLYTPLGIASKSPNAIIGIYNNLNRIGTLRNAIINSKPDVVISFMSKINAITLLTTRWLNIPVVISERSNPIKSYLGGAWKQLRQQTYPFADRIVFQTKIARDCFPLELQNNSCIIPNMVVLPPIEKQSSDKVLRERSLVAMGRFVPEKGFDLLLQAFAQLNNRYPEWTLTILGDGKLRPELEYLRNQLGLSDRVYFPGMVKNNYDFLQQAEIFVMSSRFEGFPNALCEAMASGLPVISTDCPSGPREIIRDGIDGILVPNEDVSALAAAMERLISDEEQRKSLAVRAPEIIERFSVEKIMGMWEEVLAEVITDFSRMEKPTKNLTP; from the coding sequence ATGAGACTAACACTAATTATTTATTCACTGACTTATGGTGGTGCGGAACGTGTCATGTCAATCATGGCAAATTACTGGGCAGCCAAGGGATGGCAAATTACTATATTGACATTTGATGACAATAAAATACCCCAATTTGATTTAGATAGTCGTGTTCTGTACACTCCGTTAGGCATCGCTAGCAAATCTCCCAATGCGATTATCGGTATCTATAATAATTTGAACCGCATCGGAACATTACGGAATGCAATTATCAACAGCAAACCAGATGTTGTGATTAGTTTCATGTCTAAAATTAATGCGATCACTTTATTAACAACGCGATGGTTGAATATACCAGTGGTGATATCTGAACGTAGTAATCCAATAAAAAGTTATTTAGGTGGGGCTTGGAAACAACTACGACAACAGACTTATCCATTTGCAGATCGGATTGTTTTTCAAACTAAAATAGCAAGAGATTGTTTCCCATTAGAGCTACAAAATAATAGCTGTATTATCCCTAATATGGTTGTATTACCACCGATAGAAAAACAATCATCGGACAAAGTTTTAAGAGAGCGATCGCTCGTTGCAATGGGACGCTTTGTCCCAGAGAAAGGCTTTGATTTACTGCTGCAAGCCTTTGCACAACTGAATAATCGTTATCCAGAATGGACATTGACAATTTTGGGAGACGGTAAACTACGCCCAGAGTTGGAATATTTGCGTAACCAACTTGGATTGAGCGATCGCGTTTATTTCCCTGGAATGGTGAAAAATAACTATGATTTTTTGCAGCAAGCGGAGATTTTTGTTATGTCTTCCCGCTTTGAAGGTTTTCCTAATGCCCTCTGCGAAGCGATGGCATCTGGATTACCAGTCATCTCTACAGATTGTCCCAGTGGCCCACGAGAGATTATTCGTGATGGCATAGATGGCATCTTGGTTCCAAATGAAGATGTGTCAGCATTAGCCGCAGCAATGGAACGACTGATATCTGATGAAGAACAACGGAAATCTTTAGCTGTTCGTGCGCCAGAAATAATCGAACGATTCAGCGTAGAGAAAATTATGGGAATGTGGGAAGAAGTCTTAGCTGAAGTTATTACTGACTTTTCACGTATGGAAAAGCCCACGAAAAACCTAACCCCCTAA
- a CDS encoding glycosyltransferase, which produces MKKKIVFLIRDLNYGGAERQLVTLVKALDKQYFDITVLCFYPSSLLSLDKDLKDNGIPIICLDKKGRWHLFGFFWDLLQHLQGIHPDILHGYIGIPNLITIFLKPFFPSTRMIWGIRSSNVESNFYDWLGSLLFQLECLLSRFADLIIVNSYAGRTYYLAHGFPANKMTVIPNGIDIELFKPDQKDRIKIRSSWGIYQDMILIGLVGRLDIRKDHPTFLKAAALLFEERQDIRFVCVGSGSEKYAQELYERANKLSISDQVIWVKACTDMPAIYNALDIVVSSSYTEGFPNVIGEAMACGVPCVVTDVGDSAWIVGDTDVVVPPKNPEALKNTMKKLIETIGIYGCDRTQIRQRIIDYFSVAQLALKTEAALLGLSHEFISK; this is translated from the coding sequence ATGAAAAAAAAGATTGTATTCCTCATTCGTGACCTTAACTATGGAGGAGCAGAAAGACAATTAGTAACACTAGTAAAAGCTCTTGATAAACAATACTTTGATATAACTGTTTTATGCTTTTACCCTAGTAGTTTATTATCTTTAGATAAAGACTTAAAAGATAATGGAATACCTATAATCTGTTTGGATAAAAAAGGGCGCTGGCATTTATTTGGCTTCTTTTGGGATCTTCTTCAGCATCTTCAAGGTATACATCCTGATATATTGCATGGATATATTGGAATACCGAATTTAATCACTATCTTCTTGAAGCCTTTTTTCCCCTCAACCCGCATGATTTGGGGAATACGCTCATCTAACGTAGAATCTAATTTTTACGATTGGTTAGGGAGTTTACTTTTCCAGTTAGAGTGTCTTTTATCTCGCTTTGCTGACCTAATTATTGTTAATTCTTATGCTGGTCGAACATATTACCTCGCTCATGGATTTCCTGCTAATAAGATGACGGTAATTCCTAATGGTATTGATATCGAATTATTTAAACCTGATCAAAAAGATCGGATAAAAATACGAAGCTCATGGGGAATTTATCAAGACATGATTTTAATCGGTTTAGTGGGACGACTAGATATAAGGAAAGACCATCCCACATTTCTTAAAGCAGCAGCATTACTCTTTGAAGAGAGACAGGATATCCGTTTCGTCTGTGTGGGTAGTGGCTCAGAAAAATATGCACAGGAGTTGTACGAACGGGCTAATAAATTAAGTATTTCTGATCAAGTGATCTGGGTAAAAGCATGTACAGATATGCCTGCAATATACAATGCCCTAGATATTGTTGTTTCTTCATCCTATACAGAAGGATTTCCCAATGTAATTGGAGAAGCGATGGCTTGCGGCGTACCTTGTGTGGTGACAGATGTAGGTGATTCTGCTTGGATTGTTGGTGATACAGATGTAGTAGTACCTCCTAAAAATCCAGAGGCTTTGAAAAATACTATGAAAAAGCTGATAGAAACTATTGGTATTTATGGGTGCGATCGCACTCAAATTCGACAGCGAATTATTGACTATTTCTCAGTAGCTCAATTAGCCCTTAAAACCGAAGCCGCTTTACTTGGTCTATCTCATGAATTCATCTCTAAGTAA
- a CDS encoding O-antigen ligase family protein — protein MNSSLSKKIDLLFYYQCALAIVAIFTFFTEINSYLYTSGILSQPPLYWIIFFGIASTPLLFSNKKYIPRPVIIWCIVFLAVSFLWFILFSIPTEIIVEELRKRILSVIFIIIMSLIFSNNNNIHLWTRWAIFIAVLMAVFNNIYEFFNPIAFNSLGTGGRSAGFYLNPNNDGAALVLGMIFSVSLLQPIYRLPFVSIIGIGVLLTFSRGAILGWLVTVIIFTITRVLHLNKLLYWVLGVGTIIISLGSQWSEELLQNLSLNQNSLERISWFQNVSTSDSEDSADSRLEVAQLAWQMFTQHPIFGNGIASTLTWNMNISTHNIYLYYMADHGFLGALILPVLVYAVIQDARGETKYIGLAFAAFILLWGLFSHNILEERYILIMFSLMAAMTAAIQLEQRFKVGNSP, from the coding sequence ATGAATTCATCTCTAAGTAAAAAAATAGATTTACTATTTTATTATCAATGTGCCCTGGCAATAGTTGCTATTTTCACTTTTTTCACAGAAATTAATTCTTATTTATATACATCAGGAATTTTATCTCAACCTCCGTTGTATTGGATTATCTTTTTTGGTATTGCCTCCACCCCGTTGCTTTTTTCAAATAAAAAATACATCCCACGTCCTGTAATTATTTGGTGTATTGTTTTTCTCGCTGTTTCTTTTTTATGGTTCATACTATTTTCAATACCTACTGAAATTATTGTTGAAGAATTAAGGAAAAGAATTTTGTCAGTGATATTTATCATAATAATGTCCCTGATTTTCTCCAACAACAATAATATTCATCTCTGGACTAGATGGGCAATTTTTATTGCAGTATTAATGGCTGTCTTCAACAACATTTATGAGTTTTTTAATCCAATTGCATTTAATTCATTAGGCACTGGTGGCCGGTCTGCCGGATTTTATCTAAATCCCAATAATGATGGGGCTGCATTGGTACTTGGCATGATTTTTAGTGTGAGTCTATTGCAACCAATATATCGTTTGCCTTTCGTATCTATCATCGGTATCGGGGTGCTGCTGACATTTTCTAGAGGAGCTATTCTTGGCTGGTTAGTTACAGTTATTATTTTTACTATCACCCGTGTACTGCATCTGAATAAATTACTTTATTGGGTGTTGGGAGTAGGAACAATAATTATTAGTTTAGGCTCACAATGGTCAGAAGAACTATTACAAAATTTGAGCTTGAATCAAAACTCTCTTGAAAGAATTTCATGGTTCCAAAACGTTTCAACTTCTGATTCTGAAGATTCTGCTGATTCGCGTTTAGAAGTGGCTCAATTAGCTTGGCAGATGTTTACTCAGCATCCAATTTTTGGTAATGGAATTGCTTCAACTTTAACCTGGAATATGAATATATCTACACACAATATCTATTTATACTACATGGCAGACCACGGATTTTTAGGCGCTTTGATTTTACCTGTATTAGTATATGCAGTAATACAAGATGCCCGTGGAGAAACTAAATATATTGGCTTGGCTTTTGCTGCTTTTATTCTTCTTTGGGGACTATTTAGCCATAATATTTTAGAAGAACGCTACATCCTAATCATGTTCTCATTAATGGCTGCTATGACTGCGGCGATTCAGTTAGAGCAAAGATTTAAAGTAGGAAATTCACCATGA
- the asnB gene encoding asparagine synthase (glutamine-hydrolyzing), with protein sequence MCGIAGFWNISRQVNSDELCYIVQQMSDTLLHRGPDNGGSWVDAEIGMALGHRRLAIVDLSPEGHQPMISANGRYVIVFNGEIYNFLELKRQLESLDHHFRGRSDTEVMLASFSQWGLHEAIGRFNGMFAFALWDRQERILHLGRDRLGEKPLYYGWMGQTFLFGSELKALKVHPAFQAKINRDALTIYLRNNYVPAPYSIYEGIYKLPPGTILTWNGVDTHPNPVPYWSAIKAAELSVHEPFTGSEMEAVAQMEALLQDAVGLRMVADVPLGAFLSGGIDSSTVVALMQAQSNQAVKTFTIGFDEDSYNEAHYAKAVAQHLGTDHTELYVTPKDALAVIPKLPTLYDEPFADSSQIPTFLISQLAKQDVTVSLSGDGGDELFAGYTRYFWGNNTWQKIGWIPPTLRQTAACTLSSLSPQTWNCALANFQDLLPTKLKQPTPGDKLHWIAGILAVSDAQALYTEMISHWKEREGLVVDSLKPLMNYCDRQQLSQLPDFIHQMMYLDTVNYLPDDILVKVDRASMAVSLESRIPFLDHRVVELAWRIPLSLKIRNGQGKWLLRQILYKYVPQNLIERPKMGFGMPIDSWLRVPLRDWAENLLDENRLQQQGFLNPQPIRQKWAEHLSSEQDWQNYLWDVLMFQAWLEENH encoded by the coding sequence ATGTGTGGCATTGCTGGTTTTTGGAATATTTCTAGACAAGTCAACTCTGATGAACTGTGCTACATAGTTCAGCAGATGTCAGACACACTCTTACATCGAGGGCCAGATAATGGCGGGAGTTGGGTTGATGCAGAGATAGGTATGGCTTTGGGGCATCGACGACTGGCGATTGTAGACCTTTCGCCTGAAGGACATCAGCCGATGATATCTGCGAACGGTCGGTATGTAATTGTGTTTAATGGCGAAATTTATAACTTTTTGGAGTTAAAGCGTCAACTTGAATCACTAGACCATCATTTTAGGGGACGTTCTGATACTGAGGTGATGCTAGCTAGCTTTAGTCAGTGGGGGTTACATGAGGCAATTGGGCGCTTTAATGGGATGTTTGCCTTTGCCTTGTGGGATCGTCAAGAGCGAATTTTGCATTTAGGGCGCGATCGCTTGGGTGAAAAACCTCTCTATTATGGTTGGATGGGCCAAACCTTTCTATTTGGTTCCGAGTTAAAAGCTTTGAAAGTTCATCCCGCTTTCCAAGCAAAAATCAACCGTGATGCTTTAACAATTTATCTCCGAAATAACTACGTTCCTGCACCCTATTCAATCTACGAAGGCATCTATAAGTTACCACCGGGAACCATCCTCACTTGGAACGGCGTGGATACTCATCCCAATCCAGTGCCCTACTGGTCTGCAATTAAAGCTGCTGAGTTGAGTGTTCATGAACCCTTCACCGGGTCGGAAATGGAAGCTGTTGCACAGATGGAGGCGTTATTACAAGATGCGGTCGGACTACGGATGGTTGCAGATGTGCCACTAGGAGCTTTTCTTTCAGGAGGGATTGATTCCTCCACAGTAGTAGCCTTAATGCAAGCTCAAAGTAACCAAGCGGTGAAAACATTTACCATCGGTTTTGATGAAGATAGCTACAATGAAGCACATTATGCCAAAGCAGTAGCACAGCATTTAGGTACAGACCATACAGAACTTTATGTAACCCCAAAGGATGCACTCGCTGTTATCCCAAAGCTACCGACACTTTATGATGAACCCTTCGCTGACAGTTCCCAAATTCCGACTTTCTTAATATCCCAGCTTGCGAAACAGGACGTAACAGTTAGCCTTTCTGGGGATGGTGGCGATGAACTCTTTGCGGGATACACACGCTATTTTTGGGGTAACAACACTTGGCAAAAGATTGGCTGGATACCTCCAACCTTGCGCCAGACTGCTGCATGTACCCTGTCTAGCTTATCGCCTCAAACTTGGAATTGCGCTTTGGCTAACTTTCAAGACTTACTACCAACTAAACTCAAGCAACCTACTCCTGGGGATAAATTGCACTGGATTGCGGGAATTTTGGCGGTTTCTGATGCCCAAGCTTTGTACACAGAAATGATTTCTCATTGGAAGGAGCGAGAAGGATTAGTAGTAGATAGTTTAAAGCCTTTGATGAACTATTGCGATCGCCAACAATTATCGCAGTTACCCGACTTCATTCACCAGATGATGTACCTAGACACAGTGAATTATCTCCCAGACGATATCCTAGTCAAGGTTGATCGAGCCAGCATGGCGGTGAGTTTAGAAAGTCGAATACCATTTTTAGATCACCGCGTAGTGGAATTAGCTTGGCGCATACCATTGTCTCTGAAAATCCGTAATGGTCAGGGTAAATGGCTATTGCGTCAGATTTTGTATAAATATGTACCTCAAAACTTGATTGAGCGCCCCAAAATGGGGTTTGGGATGCCGATTGATAGTTGGTTGCGCGTTCCTTTACGAGACTGGGCTGAAAACCTACTAGATGAAAATCGGCTACAGCAACAAGGATTTTTGAATCCGCAGCCGATTCGCCAAAAATGGGCAGAACATCTTTCATCTGAGCAAGACTGGCAAAATTATTTGTGGGATGTGTTGATGTTTCAGGCGTGGTTAGAAGAAAACCATTAA
- a CDS encoding DUF4091 domain-containing protein, producing MSLFNKKTRFLNRLKLIILMLGTVFTLFACSSIGLLANNSSLTNHPFVWVTSNLERIKREDLPKTKTRIDLYAARGEYEPFQIGIRAPNSGLTNVNVSVSNLSGPNNQVIPNNNITLYREHYVKVTHSSPNKKGSSNPPLGTGWYADGLIPFLNPENQADIKDAELDAVPFNLKARNNQPIWVDIFVPRDTQAGEYNGTYTVSSDQGNVTGKIHLKVWNFELPIKPSLNSEFTFYEHKDKSDMVELLKHKLMPDAHFDPADEPELMEQWGLRSRSLPFWSGANVSTCKMSPAPSLKKIKTTAAKHESSLFLYTRYADEIDNCPNLIKPVKQWARNFHQAGIATALAMTPTPALYDDGSGTGRSAVDIWVVLPESYDEAPKQISEVLQKGDKVWSYNALVQDGYSPKWQIDFEPINYRIHPGFISQSLGLTGILYWRVDLWTKDPWNDIQTYSQEKDYYPGEGMLFYPGKQVGLTGVVPSMRLKWLREGVEDYEYLEILKNSNRHKWGLKLARRAGMDWKNWTRDTNLLESVRRQLGEEIEKLSSQ from the coding sequence ATGTCTCTATTTAACAAAAAAACAAGATTTCTTAACCGATTGAAACTTATCATCCTGATGCTAGGAACAGTATTTACTTTATTTGCTTGTTCAAGCATCGGGCTATTAGCAAACAACTCATCCTTAACTAATCATCCCTTTGTCTGGGTAACTTCAAATTTAGAAAGGATAAAACGAGAAGACCTACCAAAAACTAAAACCCGCATTGATTTATATGCTGCCCGTGGGGAATATGAACCCTTTCAAATCGGAATCCGCGCACCAAATAGTGGACTGACAAACGTTAATGTTTCAGTCTCAAACTTATCTGGCCCAAACAATCAAGTAATTCCCAATAATAATATTACGCTCTACCGAGAACATTACGTTAAAGTTACTCATTCCAGCCCTAACAAAAAAGGCAGTAGCAATCCCCCTTTAGGTACTGGATGGTATGCAGATGGGCTAATTCCATTTCTGAATCCTGAAAACCAAGCAGATATTAAAGATGCTGAATTAGATGCAGTTCCATTTAATCTTAAAGCTAGGAATAACCAACCAATTTGGGTAGATATATTTGTACCCCGCGACACTCAAGCTGGTGAATATAATGGCACTTATACTGTTAGCAGTGACCAAGGAAACGTTACAGGTAAAATCCACCTAAAAGTTTGGAATTTTGAGTTGCCGATAAAACCTTCGCTTAATTCTGAGTTCACCTTTTATGAACATAAAGATAAAAGCGACATGGTAGAACTTCTCAAACATAAGTTAATGCCTGACGCGCATTTTGATCCAGCAGATGAACCAGAATTAATGGAGCAATGGGGACTCCGTTCTCGAAGTCTTCCTTTTTGGAGCGGGGCTAATGTTAGTACTTGCAAAATGTCTCCAGCCCCTTCTCTTAAGAAAATAAAAACTACTGCTGCTAAACATGAATCTAGTCTATTTCTCTATACTAGATATGCTGATGAAATTGATAATTGTCCAAATCTGATTAAACCAGTAAAGCAATGGGCGCGAAATTTTCACCAAGCTGGAATCGCAACAGCCTTAGCCATGACTCCTACACCAGCGCTTTATGATGATGGTTCTGGAACTGGACGTTCTGCTGTAGACATCTGGGTAGTATTGCCAGAATCTTATGATGAAGCTCCAAAACAAATATCTGAGGTTCTGCAAAAAGGAGACAAAGTTTGGTCTTACAACGCTTTGGTACAGGATGGCTACTCGCCTAAATGGCAGATAGATTTTGAACCGATAAACTACAGAATTCACCCAGGCTTCATTAGCCAAAGCCTGGGACTAACAGGAATTTTATACTGGCGAGTTGACCTATGGACAAAAGATCCGTGGAACGACATTCAAACTTATTCCCAAGAGAAAGACTATTATCCTGGTGAAGGAATGTTGTTTTATCCTGGTAAACAGGTAGGTTTGACAGGAGTTGTCCCTTCCATGAGACTCAAGTGGCTCAGGGAAGGGGTAGAAGATTACGAATATCTCGAAATCCTCAAAAATAGCAATCGCCACAAGTGGGGGCTTAAATTAGCTCGGCGTGCCGGTATGGACTGGAAAAACTGGACGCGGGATACCAATCTGCTGGAATCAGTCCGGCGACAGTTGGGTGAGGAAATAGAGAAACTCTCTTCTCAATAA
- a CDS encoding OmpA family protein, giving the protein MSDYSTNPIAKASSEALNSNSQTSNVNDELTLLRSLLLDIEPTKLKKFYERLENPQIQPEDISQMLPEAVILRSKQDKQLGQVMVSTVEDAIEVSVKQDHNVLADALFPVIGPATRKAISTALEEMMQSMNQTLEHSLSPQSFKWRLEAKRTGKSFAEIVLLRTLVYRVEQIFLIHKNSGLLLQHLVTTQVAVQDPDLVAAMLTAIQDFVQDSFSIQKGDGIKSLRFGELTIWIEEGPQALIAAMIRGNPPQELRLVLQEAIEKIHLKLSREIKNFTGETEAFQLTKPYLEACLVVQYKSAAKQNYTYAWAFLGAIAIACGIWGFFTIREQLRWQAYLQKLNSQPGIVVINSQKGFGKYFISGMRDPLAVDPNTLIQQTNINPKMVNSQWQPYLSLEPQFITKRVEQLLSPPQTVSLQVDNNGVLNITGYAPRKWILEARKLWYFIPGITKLQDKNFVEIELRQLESYKKQIEQQILFFSEGTTELMPDEANKLPNLFISIRKCLDIAKYLGKNAHIQIIGHTSSTGTEGQNKLLSQARANKILSYLKSQGININQSKAIGVSYTIPLQPEVITESKKVNRRVSFKVFIANTSK; this is encoded by the coding sequence ATGAGTGACTATTCGACAAATCCAATAGCGAAAGCATCCTCTGAAGCTTTGAATAGCAACAGCCAAACCTCCAATGTCAACGATGAACTAACTCTACTCCGCAGTTTGCTTCTGGATATTGAGCCGACTAAACTTAAAAAATTTTACGAGCGATTAGAAAACCCTCAAATTCAACCAGAAGATATTAGCCAGATGCTTCCTGAAGCTGTTATCCTGCGGTCAAAGCAAGATAAACAACTTGGACAAGTAATGGTGTCAACTGTGGAAGACGCTATTGAAGTTTCTGTTAAACAAGACCACAATGTGCTTGCAGATGCATTATTTCCAGTGATTGGGCCAGCCACTCGCAAGGCGATTTCCACGGCTCTTGAGGAAATGATGCAATCGATGAATCAAACCCTGGAACATAGCTTATCTCCACAGAGCTTTAAGTGGAGACTAGAAGCGAAACGCACAGGAAAATCATTTGCAGAAATTGTGCTGTTAAGGACGTTAGTTTATCGAGTAGAACAAATATTTCTGATTCATAAAAACTCTGGATTATTGCTTCAACATTTAGTAACAACGCAGGTAGCAGTTCAAGATCCCGATTTAGTAGCTGCTATGTTGACAGCTATTCAAGATTTTGTCCAAGATTCGTTCAGTATTCAAAAAGGAGATGGGATAAAGAGTTTACGCTTTGGAGAACTCACGATTTGGATTGAAGAGGGGCCGCAAGCGTTAATAGCAGCGATGATTAGGGGAAATCCTCCCCAAGAATTAAGGTTAGTTTTGCAAGAAGCAATAGAGAAAATTCACCTGAAGCTCAGTAGAGAAATTAAAAATTTTACAGGGGAGACAGAAGCATTTCAGCTAACTAAACCTTATTTAGAAGCTTGTCTGGTAGTTCAGTATAAATCTGCGGCTAAACAAAATTATACCTATGCCTGGGCTTTCTTGGGTGCGATCGCGATCGCTTGCGGAATTTGGGGCTTTTTTACAATTAGAGAGCAACTACGTTGGCAAGCCTATCTCCAAAAACTCAACTCTCAACCAGGAATTGTTGTAATCAATTCCCAGAAAGGTTTTGGAAAATACTTTATTTCGGGAATGCGCGATCCCTTAGCAGTAGATCCCAATACATTGATACAACAAACAAATATTAATCCCAAAATGGTAAATAGCCAGTGGCAACCTTATCTTTCTTTAGAGCCGCAATTCATTACCAAAAGAGTTGAACAATTGTTAAGTCCACCGCAAACTGTATCACTACAAGTTGATAATAACGGTGTTCTTAATATTACTGGTTATGCCCCTCGCAAATGGATTTTAGAAGCACGCAAATTATGGTATTTTATTCCTGGCATCACCAAATTACAAGACAAAAATTTTGTGGAAATAGAACTGAGACAATTAGAATCATACAAAAAACAAATAGAACAACAAATATTATTTTTTTCAGAAGGGACAACTGAGTTGATGCCTGATGAAGCTAACAAATTACCTAATTTATTTATATCTATCCGCAAATGTTTAGATATTGCTAAGTATCTTGGGAAAAATGCACATATTCAAATAATTGGACATACCAGTAGCACTGGAACAGAAGGGCAAAATAAGCTGCTCAGTCAAGCCCGTGCTAATAAAATTCTATCTTATTTAAAATCTCAAGGAATTAATATAAACCAATCTAAAGCCATAGGAGTAAGTTATACCATTCCTTTACAGCCAGAAGTAATAACAGAATCTAAAAAAGTTAATCGGAGAGTATCTTTTAAGGTATTCATAGCTAATACCTCTAAATAA
- a CDS encoding Rab family GTPase, translating into MIQKKICMIGAFATGKTSLVARLVHSIFSEKYHTTVGVKIDKKTIDIQDNKINLILWDIYGEDEFQKLQMSYLRGSAGYLLVVDGTRHNTLEQAFDLQTKVEDTIGQVPFILVMNKWDITDEWEIEPAEIDDVIQKGWTVIKTSAKSGIGVEEAFQTLTKKILDC; encoded by the coding sequence ATTATCCAGAAAAAAATTTGTATGATTGGTGCATTTGCTACAGGTAAAACTAGTTTGGTAGCGAGGTTAGTCCACAGTATTTTTTCAGAAAAATACCATACTACAGTGGGTGTAAAAATTGATAAAAAAACTATAGATATTCAAGACAACAAAATAAATCTTATTCTTTGGGATATTTATGGAGAAGACGAATTTCAAAAATTACAAATGTCTTATTTACGAGGTTCTGCTGGTTATCTATTAGTCGTAGATGGTACAAGGCATAATACTTTAGAACAAGCTTTTGATTTACAAACAAAAGTAGAAGATACGATTGGGCAAGTTCCCTTTATTTTAGTCATGAACAAATGGGATATAACGGATGAATGGGAAATTGAACCTGCTGAAATAGATGATGTTATACAAAAGGGTTGGACTGTGATTAAAACAAGTGCTAAAAGTGGTATCGGTGTAGAAGAAGCCTTTCAAACTCTTACTAAAAAAATATTGGATTGCTAA